Proteins from one Halovivax limisalsi genomic window:
- the pstC gene encoding phosphate ABC transporter permease subunit PstC: protein MSEHDFSHDGIRTLRGTTFRYLFLLCALLSIATTLGIILTLVVDAINFFGSVSIVDFLTGTRWTPSHEPISFGVLPLISGTLTVTIGAAAVALPIGLLTAIYLSEYASERRRAYLKPALEVLAGVPTVVYGYFALVYVTPFLDRFLPIGTFNALSASIMVGIMIIPMVSSISEDAMSAVPDSLRQAGYGLGATKFTVSTTIVVPAALSGIFSSFILALSRAIGETMIVAMAAGQTPRMVDLANPTGIFLDSIETMTAAMVKIGTGDMVSQGVKYQSLFAVGLTLFVITFAMNLISEFVASRYREVYR from the coding sequence TCACACGACGGCATTCGAACCCTCCGCGGCACGACGTTTCGCTACCTCTTCTTGCTCTGTGCGCTCCTCTCGATCGCGACCACCCTCGGGATCATCCTCACGCTCGTCGTCGACGCCATCAACTTCTTCGGGTCGGTGTCGATCGTCGACTTCCTCACGGGAACGAGGTGGACGCCGAGTCACGAACCGATCTCCTTCGGGGTCCTTCCACTCATCTCCGGGACACTCACGGTCACGATCGGCGCCGCGGCGGTCGCGCTGCCGATCGGCCTGCTGACTGCGATCTACCTCTCCGAGTACGCCTCCGAGCGGCGGCGAGCCTACCTCAAGCCCGCCCTCGAAGTGCTCGCGGGCGTCCCGACGGTCGTTTACGGCTACTTCGCGCTCGTCTACGTGACGCCGTTTCTCGATCGCTTCCTCCCCATCGGAACGTTCAACGCCCTCTCGGCGTCGATCATGGTCGGCATCATGATCATCCCGATGGTATCCTCGATCAGCGAGGACGCGATGAGCGCGGTTCCGGACTCGCTCCGACAGGCCGGCTACGGCCTCGGCGCGACGAAGTTCACCGTCTCCACGACGATCGTCGTCCCGGCCGCGCTGTCGGGCATCTTCTCCTCGTTCATCCTCGCCCTGTCGCGGGCGATCGGCGAGACCATGATCGTCGCGATGGCGGCCGGCCAGACGCCGCGCATGGTCGACCTCGCGAACCCCACCGGGATTTTCCTCGACTCGATCGAGACGATGACCGCCGCAATGGTCAAAATCGGGACCGGCGACATGGTCAGCCAGGGAGTCAAGTACCAGAGCCTCTTCGCGGTCGGCCTCACGCTGTTCGTCATCACGTTCGCCATGAACCTGATCAGCGAGTTCGTTGCCTCGCGCTACAGGGAGGTGTATCGCTGA
- a CDS encoding tail fiber domain-containing protein, translated as MSGEGSTIGGGVGNEANGDLSTVSGGEDNQADGQASTVSGGERNLTGDDFGTASGGHDNSVFGRYSVVGGGRNNRTTGTASTIAGGGTVEGIDGGGGNLADGELSFIGGGAWNTARGQYATIGGGEDNRTEAEYATVGGGLENEATGIRSTVGAGWGNEATGQAATVAGGAGNEASGVDATVGGGVGNAASARRATVGGGGATGGQGNTASGAHATVGGGRNNTASGDRATVPGGFSNEAAGEHSFAAGRGANATHDGAVVFGDATTTDISSTGPDEARFQMPVHAPAFNTESTSAAKTNVEPVDPQATLQGVESLSITTWEFRENGSGRHMGPMAEEFADTFGLGEDGTAIASVDSDGVAFAAIQGLAESLGEKAERITALEERLATLESRVDE; from the coding sequence ATGAGCGGCGAGGGAAGCACGATCGGCGGCGGCGTGGGAAACGAGGCGAACGGCGATCTAAGTACCGTCAGCGGCGGCGAAGACAATCAGGCCGACGGACAGGCGAGCACCGTCAGCGGCGGCGAGCGGAACCTCACCGGGGACGACTTCGGCACGGCCAGCGGCGGTCACGACAACTCGGTCTTCGGTCGGTACAGCGTCGTCGGCGGGGGGCGAAACAATCGGACGACGGGGACCGCGAGCACCATCGCTGGCGGCGGAACGGTCGAAGGCATCGACGGCGGTGGCGGCAATCTGGCGGACGGCGAACTGAGTTTCATCGGCGGCGGCGCGTGGAACACCGCCAGAGGACAGTACGCGACGATCGGCGGTGGTGAAGACAACCGGACCGAAGCGGAGTACGCGACCGTCGGCGGCGGGCTGGAGAACGAAGCCACCGGGATTCGATCGACGGTCGGTGCGGGCTGGGGAAACGAAGCCACCGGCCAGGCGGCAACAGTGGCCGGCGGTGCGGGGAACGAAGCGAGCGGCGTCGACGCGACCGTCGGCGGCGGCGTCGGCAACGCGGCGAGTGCCCGACGGGCGACGGTCGGCGGTGGCGGCGCGACGGGCGGGCAGGGGAATACGGCCAGCGGTGCCCACGCGACAGTCGGCGGCGGTCGGAACAACACGGCGAGCGGTGATCGGGCGACCGTTCCCGGTGGATTCTCGAACGAAGCGGCCGGAGAACACTCGTTCGCGGCCGGTCGGGGCGCCAACGCAACGCACGACGGTGCGGTCGTGTTCGGGGACGCCACGACCACCGACATCTCCTCGACCGGCCCCGACGAAGCGCGGTTCCAGATGCCCGTTCACGCACCGGCGTTCAACACCGAGAGCACCAGCGCGGCGAAGACGAACGTCGAACCGGTCGACCCGCAGGCCACGCTCCAGGGCGTCGAGTCGCTGTCGATCACCACCTGGGAGTTCCGCGAGAACGGGAGCGGTCGACACATGGGGCCGATGGCCGAAGAGTTCGCGGACACGTTCGGCCTCGGCGAGGACGGAACCGCCATCGCATCGGTCGATTCCGACGGCGTCGCGTTCGCCGCGATCCAGGGACTGGCGGAGTCCCTGGGGGAGAAAGCCGAACGCATCACCGCGCTGGAGGAACGACTCGCGACGCTGGAGTCGCGGGTGGACGAGTGA
- a CDS encoding VTT domain-containing protein yields MTGRIPSRVHLGAAVAMLAIGAGLLVSPGATKPVIVAIADDPRRFGLAVAACYLLRPLLAWPTTPLAALVGYGFGVTAGIPIAMVGVVGTVVPTFVFARWIAAGTTADAADGRWFASLADRAGTVVDRYYATAGPTRGVVGSRLAPIPSDVATVAAAVHGVSLPRFLAGTALGELPWTIAAVSVGASAASMTSTDPSTLGPFALALGLAGGLVLLSRPLYRYLSIETGRSSTEG; encoded by the coding sequence ATGACAGGGCGGATTCCCAGCCGCGTTCACCTCGGCGCGGCGGTGGCGATGCTCGCGATCGGCGCCGGCCTGCTGGTGTCCCCAGGGGCGACGAAGCCGGTGATCGTCGCTATCGCCGACGATCCGAGACGCTTCGGCCTGGCCGTCGCCGCCTGCTATCTCCTCCGCCCGCTCTTGGCCTGGCCGACCACGCCGCTGGCCGCGCTCGTCGGGTACGGCTTCGGCGTGACGGCCGGGATTCCGATCGCGATGGTCGGCGTCGTCGGCACCGTCGTCCCGACGTTCGTCTTCGCCCGGTGGATCGCCGCGGGCACGACGGCCGACGCCGCGGACGGACGGTGGTTCGCATCGCTGGCCGATCGGGCCGGCACCGTCGTCGATCGCTACTACGCGACGGCGGGGCCGACGCGGGGCGTCGTCGGCTCGCGCCTCGCCCCGATTCCGTCCGACGTCGCGACCGTCGCCGCCGCCGTTCACGGCGTCTCGCTCCCGCGGTTTCTCGCTGGAACGGCTCTCGGGGAGCTCCCCTGGACGATCGCGGCCGTCTCCGTCGGCGCCTCGGCGGCGTCGATGACGTCGACGGACCCGTCGACCCTGGGACCGTTCGCGCTCGCACTCGGTCTCGCCGGTGGGCTCGTCTTGCTCTCGCGGCCGCTCTATCGGTACCTCTCGATCGAGACGGGTCGGTCGTCGACCGAGGGATAA
- a CDS encoding HVO_2523 family zinc finger protein: MADRSEPPRRVETSTGPPCPHCEAGMYKRHCKYVCPNHGVVYDCSDPFR; this comes from the coding sequence ATGGCCGACCGATCCGAACCGCCGCGGCGCGTCGAAACGTCGACCGGCCCACCCTGTCCGCACTGCGAGGCGGGCATGTACAAGCGCCACTGCAAGTACGTCTGCCCGAACCACGGCGTCGTCTACGACTGTTCCGATCCGTTCCGGTGA
- the phoU gene encoding phosphate signaling complex protein PhoU has translation MARESYQEQLTALREDVCYMGEVVMERLRMGLDALDRKDDSLAREVIEGDYEVNQMYLDLEQQCVDLLALQQPVASDLRFIAASFKIITDLERIADLAVNLGEYTIDAERDLFPDVDIQEMGVATLEMVDDAVQAYDTEDVEACRELAARDDDVDLVAERASEIVVRDLIERELDESDEVEDLLQDVSRLLLTIRDLERIGDHAVNIAARTLYMVENDDELIY, from the coding sequence ATGGCAAGAGAGTCCTATCAGGAACAACTGACGGCGCTTCGCGAGGACGTCTGTTATATGGGCGAAGTCGTCATGGAACGCCTTCGGATGGGCCTCGACGCGCTCGACCGGAAGGACGATTCGCTCGCCCGTGAGGTCATCGAGGGCGACTACGAGGTCAACCAGATGTACCTCGACCTCGAACAGCAGTGCGTCGACCTGCTCGCGCTCCAGCAACCGGTCGCGAGCGACCTCCGGTTCATCGCGGCCTCGTTCAAGATCATCACCGACCTCGAACGGATCGCCGACCTCGCGGTCAACCTCGGCGAGTACACCATCGACGCCGAGCGCGACCTCTTCCCCGACGTCGACATCCAGGAGATGGGCGTCGCGACGCTCGAGATGGTCGACGACGCGGTCCAGGCCTACGACACCGAAGACGTCGAGGCCTGTCGCGAACTCGCCGCCCGCGACGACGACGTCGACCTCGTCGCCGAACGGGCCAGCGAGATCGTCGTCCGCGACCTCATCGAACGCGAACTCGACGAGTCCGACGAGGTCGAGGACCTCCTCCAGGACGTCTCCCGGCTCCTGTTGACGATCCGCGACTTGGAACGAATCGGCGATCACGCCGTCAACATCGCCGCGCGCACGCTGTACATGGTCGAGAACGACGACGAACTCATCTACTGA
- a CDS encoding DUF5830 family protein: protein MDDRVERGLSLLERLEHESLDLAAVVDRLEAITEDPAIIRTTLDTAETRGIIEREDGTVRPKRGTFVRFGRDVITKEGEFSCRRCGSSLSTGYFLALDAGEIGPYGSTCIRKVTGRE from the coding sequence ATGGACGACCGGGTCGAACGTGGACTCTCGCTGCTCGAACGGCTCGAACACGAGTCGCTCGACCTCGCCGCCGTCGTCGACCGCCTCGAGGCGATCACCGAAGATCCGGCGATCATCCGGACGACGCTCGATACGGCGGAGACGCGCGGAATCATCGAACGCGAGGACGGCACTGTCCGGCCGAAGCGAGGGACGTTCGTCCGATTCGGCCGGGACGTGATCACGAAGGAGGGTGAGTTCTCGTGCCGGCGCTGCGGGTCGTCGCTCTCGACTGGGTACTTTCTGGCCCTGGATGCCGGCGAAATCGGGCCCTACGGCTCGACCTGTATCAGAAAGGTGACCGGCCGCGAGTGA
- a CDS encoding response regulator transcription factor: protein MESKPTILIVDDERELADLYATWVADEYAVRTAYDGRSALERADETVDIVLLDRQLPDLNGNEVLARIRDRGLDCWVIMLTAVDPGFDIVSFDIDDYVTKPVSRSTLVRIVENLRVKSRYTDTDRRELASISNKLETLEDAEAVDDVEETRAYRELERDMKRLSDSLVERADEDDTA from the coding sequence ATGGAGTCGAAACCGACGATCCTGATCGTCGACGACGAGCGTGAGCTGGCGGACCTCTACGCGACGTGGGTCGCCGACGAGTACGCCGTCCGGACGGCCTACGACGGACGGAGCGCGCTCGAGCGGGCCGACGAGACGGTGGACATCGTCTTGCTGGACAGACAGCTGCCGGATCTGAACGGGAACGAGGTCCTCGCTCGAATCCGTGACCGCGGGCTCGATTGCTGGGTGATCATGCTCACGGCGGTCGATCCCGGCTTCGATATCGTCTCGTTCGACATCGACGACTACGTGACGAAGCCGGTGAGCCGATCGACGCTGGTTCGCATCGTCGAGAACCTGCGCGTCAAGTCGCGCTACACCGACACCGACCGGCGGGAACTCGCATCGATCTCGAACAAACTCGAGACGCTCGAGGACGCAGAAGCGGTCGACGACGTCGAGGAGACGCGCGCGTATCGCGAACTCGAACGGGACATGAAGCGCCTGAGCGATTCGTTGGTCGAGCGAGCTGACGAGGACGACACTGCGTAG
- the pstB gene encoding phosphate ABC transporter ATP-binding protein PstB: MTHAQMSHSETESADDQPATTLDSDLVSEDDGSSQETTTDRTLLEARDLSVYYGDEQALTDVDIEIPEKQVTAVIGPSGCGKSTFLRSINRMNDLVDTARVDGDLLFDGKNVYDDDVDPVALRRKIGMVFQSPNPFPKSIRDNVAYGLKVQGDDQNVDQKVETALRNAALWDEVNHQLDESGLELSGGQQQRLCIARAIAPDPEVILMDEPASALDPVATSKIEDLIDDLAEEYTVVIVTHNMQQAARISDKTAVFLTGGELVEFDDTNKIFENPDHQRVEDYITGKFG, translated from the coding sequence ATGACACACGCACAGATGTCCCACTCGGAGACCGAATCGGCCGACGACCAGCCAGCCACCACCCTCGATTCCGACCTCGTCTCGGAGGACGACGGCTCGTCCCAGGAGACGACGACGGATCGGACGCTGCTCGAAGCGCGCGACCTCAGCGTCTATTACGGTGACGAACAAGCGCTCACCGACGTCGACATCGAGATCCCCGAGAAGCAGGTCACCGCCGTCATCGGCCCCTCGGGTTGTGGCAAGTCCACGTTCCTCCGGTCGATCAACCGGATGAACGATCTCGTCGACACCGCCCGCGTCGACGGCGACCTGCTCTTCGACGGCAAGAACGTCTACGACGACGACGTCGATCCCGTCGCGCTCCGCCGGAAGATCGGCATGGTGTTCCAGTCGCCGAACCCGTTCCCCAAATCGATCCGCGACAACGTCGCCTACGGCCTCAAAGTCCAGGGCGACGATCAGAACGTCGACCAGAAGGTCGAGACCGCGCTCAGGAACGCGGCCCTCTGGGACGAGGTGAACCACCAGCTCGACGAGAGCGGCCTCGAGCTCTCCGGCGGCCAACAACAGCGCCTCTGTATCGCCCGCGCGATCGCGCCCGACCCGGAGGTCATCCTCATGGACGAGCCCGCGAGCGCGCTCGACCCCGTCGCCACCTCGAAGATCGAGGACCTGATCGACGATCTGGCCGAAGAGTACACGGTCGTCATCGTCACCCACAACATGCAACAGGCGGCCCGCATCTCCGACAAGACGGCGGTCTTCCTCACCGGCGGCGAACTCGTCGAGTTCGACGACACAAACAAGATCTTCGAGAATCCCGATCACCAGCGCGTCGAGGACTACATCACCGGGAAGTTCGGTTGA
- a CDS encoding DUF7115 domain-containing protein, whose amino-acid sequence MSVPAIVESALGGADLVERVPLGGDDELFVSSESTLLYRGDGLLSDESVEEFPHDANRLSVSEGRRKTRIALEYSIDGTKEFKVPAGTTDAVVHPVVAGVLAGNGITDAGEQVVQTFRFSELTVIVTSDRLVKHIGSAVWDEDYEEFPYDDVTGLSFESGSVATQVVVEVDGRQQRIKAPNEQAPELRERLQAAVFDYHDVDSLDALAEKVGLDDEADVDSPGVDFGEGVDPLSTESASDEEASAQPEPEVAPADGDRVDEAGPTATAGGSSGAGRTAATESASDAASTTESPDRESASAESTIESPSEGTAATREESTGASDEPTGTSGDSDGFGASGFEPATAGAEADLLERLDALEETVDRQTAILERQQNTIEQLIEELRRGR is encoded by the coding sequence ATGAGCGTACCCGCTATCGTGGAGTCGGCGCTCGGCGGGGCGGACCTCGTCGAGCGGGTCCCGCTCGGGGGCGACGACGAGTTGTTCGTCTCCTCCGAGAGCACCCTCCTCTACCGGGGCGACGGACTGCTCTCGGACGAGTCCGTCGAGGAGTTTCCCCACGACGCGAACCGCCTCTCGGTCTCGGAGGGGCGACGCAAGACTCGCATCGCACTCGAGTACTCGATCGACGGCACGAAGGAGTTCAAAGTGCCCGCCGGGACGACCGACGCCGTCGTTCACCCCGTCGTCGCCGGCGTCCTCGCGGGCAACGGGATCACCGACGCCGGCGAGCAAGTCGTCCAGACGTTCCGCTTCAGCGAACTCACGGTGATCGTCACCAGCGACCGACTCGTCAAGCACATCGGCAGCGCCGTCTGGGACGAAGATTACGAGGAGTTCCCCTACGACGACGTCACCGGCCTCTCGTTCGAATCCGGCAGCGTCGCCACGCAGGTCGTCGTCGAGGTCGACGGCCGCCAGCAGCGGATCAAAGCGCCGAACGAACAGGCGCCGGAACTCAGAGAGCGCCTCCAGGCGGCCGTCTTCGACTACCACGACGTCGACTCGCTGGACGCCCTCGCCGAGAAGGTCGGCCTGGACGACGAGGCCGACGTAGACAGCCCCGGCGTCGACTTCGGTGAAGGCGTCGATCCGCTCTCCACCGAGTCGGCGAGCGACGAGGAAGCGTCGGCACAACCCGAGCCGGAAGTCGCCCCTGCCGACGGCGACCGCGTCGACGAAGCCGGACCGACGGCCACGGCCGGCGGCTCGTCGGGTGCCGGACGAACGGCGGCGACCGAATCGGCGTCGGACGCCGCATCGACGACGGAATCGCCGGACAGGGAGTCGGCGTCGGCCGAGTCGACGATCGAATCGCCGTCCGAGGGGACGGCGGCCACCCGGGAGGAATCGACCGGGGCGAGTGACGAACCGACCGGTACGAGCGGGGACTCGGACGGGTTCGGAGCGAGCGGGTTCGAACCCGCCACGGCCGGCGCCGAGGCGGATCTCCTCGAACGCCTCGACGCGCTCGAGGAGACCGTCGACCGCCAGACCGCGATCCTCGAACGCCAGCAGAACACGATCGAACAGCTCATCGAGGAACTGCGCCGGGGTCGCTGA
- the pstA gene encoding phosphate ABC transporter permease PstA has product MAAESTDARSDSAFGRISRRKDVAFRLLALAATLVGIVSLALLLANVAVDAVGWLDWGFLTNPPHPFPDQAGFLPAIVGSIAIMLLIALITFPLGVGAAVYLEEYADDGPLTTFIQLNIANLAGVPSIVYGLLGLGLFVGMLDIGYGSIIAAAFTVGLLILPIVIISAQEAIRAVPDSQRQASYGMGATKWQTIRNVVLPRAMPGIMTGTILALGRAIGETAPLIMIAAPTTVFGVPNSLLSKVSAMPLQIYNWASYPQQAFQYGVVAAGVVTLLVILLTINSIAIVIRNRFERTT; this is encoded by the coding sequence ATGGCGGCCGAATCGACCGACGCGCGCTCCGACTCCGCATTCGGCCGGATCAGTCGACGCAAAGACGTCGCATTCAGACTACTCGCACTCGCCGCGACGCTCGTCGGAATCGTCTCGCTGGCACTCCTGCTCGCGAACGTTGCCGTCGACGCCGTCGGCTGGCTTGACTGGGGATTCCTCACGAATCCGCCCCACCCGTTCCCCGACCAGGCTGGTTTCCTCCCGGCGATCGTCGGTTCGATCGCCATTATGCTCCTTATCGCACTGATCACCTTCCCGCTCGGCGTCGGCGCCGCGGTCTACCTCGAAGAGTACGCGGACGACGGCCCGCTGACGACGTTCATCCAGCTCAACATCGCCAATCTCGCCGGCGTCCCGTCGATCGTCTACGGGCTGCTCGGACTCGGACTCTTCGTCGGGATGCTGGACATCGGCTACGGGTCGATCATCGCCGCGGCATTCACCGTCGGCCTGCTCATCCTGCCGATCGTGATCATCTCCGCTCAGGAAGCGATCCGCGCGGTACCCGACTCGCAGCGACAGGCCTCCTACGGGATGGGCGCGACGAAGTGGCAGACGATCCGCAACGTCGTCCTGCCGCGGGCGATGCCGGGCATCATGACCGGGACGATCCTCGCGCTCGGCCGCGCGATCGGCGAGACGGCGCCGCTGATCATGATCGCCGCGCCGACGACCGTCTTCGGCGTCCCCAACAGCCTCCTCAGCAAGGTGAGTGCGATGCCGCTGCAGATCTACAACTGGGCGTCCTACCCGCAGCAGGCCTTCCAGTACGGCGTCGTCGCCGCCGGCGTCGTCACCCTGCTCGTCATCCTGCTCACCATCAACTCGATCGCGATCGTCATCCGGAACCGATTTGAGCGAACCACCTGA
- a CDS encoding DUF1328 domain-containing protein gives MLELALLFFVVAIVAAVFGAGGIAGVSMAIATWLVLVFLVLAVISLLS, from the coding sequence GTGCTCGAACTCGCACTGCTGTTCTTCGTCGTCGCGATCGTCGCGGCGGTGTTCGGCGCGGGTGGCATCGCTGGCGTCTCGATGGCGATCGCGACGTGGCTGGTCCTAGTGTTCCTGGTCCTGGCCGTCATCTCGCTGCTGTCGTGA
- a CDS encoding lysyl oxidase family protein produces MKGNWSDGRAYAAALVGTLIIAVACAVALGGVGMGIEDPFSENSSGSGTDTAATDGTEGAEEAGTTPADEASSTSPPSTLIEPDPEPPDDRAGDEPGVNFVPGIEDFTISTEEFDRSSPDVEDGYVTPGEHRLLRFDMIIYNVGAADAELGRPENRPDLFVHSDSHGHAHLKGFNTYTLFDESGGKMDVGKKQTFCLRDNFRIPQRSNVSSSPQYDCDYQGISAGWADVYDSSLPGQYLVIDGVPDGNYTLQATTNAEGTLEETCSRDNTVRVDLRIENGTVTLLDTQHRSRAPFERPLAADARSLC; encoded by the coding sequence ATGAAGGGAAACTGGAGCGACGGACGGGCGTATGCGGCGGCGCTGGTTGGAACCCTCATCATCGCAGTGGCGTGCGCGGTCGCCCTCGGGGGCGTAGGTATGGGCATCGAGGACCCGTTCTCGGAGAATTCGTCCGGGAGTGGCACCGACACCGCCGCGACCGATGGAACCGAAGGCGCCGAGGAAGCGGGCACCACCCCAGCGGACGAGGCGAGTTCGACGAGCCCCCCGTCCACGCTCATCGAGCCCGATCCCGAACCCCCGGACGACCGAGCCGGGGATGAGCCGGGGGTCAACTTCGTTCCTGGCATCGAGGACTTCACCATATCGACGGAGGAATTCGACCGGTCCAGTCCCGACGTCGAGGACGGGTACGTAACCCCTGGTGAACATCGATTGCTCAGGTTCGATATGATAATCTACAACGTCGGAGCAGCGGATGCCGAATTGGGTCGTCCCGAGAACCGTCCGGATCTGTTCGTCCACTCGGACTCGCACGGCCACGCGCACCTGAAAGGGTTCAATACGTATACGCTATTCGACGAGTCAGGCGGAAAGATGGACGTGGGAAAGAAACAGACGTTCTGTCTTCGGGACAACTTCCGCATCCCGCAGCGCTCGAACGTCAGCAGCAGCCCCCAGTACGATTGTGACTATCAGGGCATCAGCGCAGGGTGGGCTGACGTGTACGACTCGTCGCTCCCCGGCCAATACCTCGTCATCGACGGGGTCCCCGACGGAAACTACACGCTTCAGGCCACGACGAACGCAGAAGGCACGCTCGAGGAAACCTGTTCCCGCGACAACACCGTTCGGGTCGACCTTCGCATCGAAAACGGAACGGTCACGCTGCTCGATACACAGCACCGCTCCCGCGCGCCGTTCGAACGGCCGCTTGCTGCTGACGCTCGCTCGCTCTGTTGA